The genomic window TAGAGCTCCCGAATCCTTTGAATGGAATAGTTAtaaagaaagattaaaaaagaaaagaaggtgtCGTCTTCAGGGAACCTATTCGAATTTATCATCCATTCCTCCTTCCTATAATGTTGGCTTTGATCATTTAGATGATACTTTCAAGGTCAATCGAGATCCCTTGCCTTCAGAGTCAAGCGGAATATTCACTCAGTCAACCTGCTCCAACTCTTCTCTCAATGATGTTCTAGAAGAGAAATTACCACCTGACACCCATTCTGGAGGAGATCAAGAATGGAGAAAAAGAGATGTCAAAGTCTTGAGACGAAGATCTGCTGCAATTTATAGAGCTCCTTCAATACCTCAACAACCAGGTATACCTTCAGATATTTGGTCATTTGGTTGTCTCCTTGCAGAAGTATTCACTGGCCATAAGTTGTTTAAAACTAATGATAAGATGGTCTCTGTTTTAAAGCCTCATCAACTTGTTGAAATGAAATTGGGGCCAACTGAGATATCTTATGATGAGTCCGGTAAAAATGATGTCTTTCAACAGGTTAAGGACTTAATTATTAGGTAAAATTAATAcctaaatcaatttatattccTGTATAAATGTTAAAGTACTTTATTATAAACGTAGGTGTTTGGAGTCTGATCCGAGTATGCGTATAACTTCAACGGATGCGTTGGCACATGAATTCATAACTAGGCAAGATTTAATTCCTTCCGTGAAAGATATGGTTACAATGCCTAGTCGTGTTCTTCAATTTATCAATATCTTAGATGAAGATCTTTCTCAGGAAGAAACAGAGGGTAAGAATACAGGATTCATTACTTATGCCtaaatatgcatttattacaactttaatgattgaaaatatctatttttttcacttatatATACCTAGCTGTGTTGAATGAAATACGAGAAGAGGCTGAAAAATATGGTCAAGTTACGGCAATGAGATCAATGGGGCGTCACgcatatttagaatttaatgaGGCAAGTTCTGCACATGATGCTTGTCCTAATTTGTCTGGCAAAAAAGAATTGCTTCATTCTTCtccaaatcatatttttatggttgtGTTTTATCCTTTAGATCTTTGGAGATCTAAGACGTTCCTATAATTCTGTTACTAATTAACAATCATCATTTTGTTCCTAACACATTTCTAATAATTGATTTGCGTGTGTTTTTTCTATACATTTATCTATTAAtaacatattcattattttgtgcATAGCTAAATAACATACTTATGGAATCTCTAGTTATCTTTTCCTTGCTTTACTTCTCATTTGAGTACTAATTAATGTTGTTTCTAATTATTCCTGTTTCATTAACATCATATTCATTGACTTAACGCAATCGGACACAGGGTTAatgaatatgattatatatCTTTTCATCATAGACAGTAGACACGTATCAGAGATCAACCATATTGTTTTCTTGGACCAATTACAATtgtgcaaataaattataataaggtTTCAATAGCAATGTACCTACTTCTATTAGCATGGGATAATCCATGACTATATCTGGAATTACTTAAGAAACTAATCACGAaacttttattagtttttcGTGTTACGTCTACACAataacaatattgaataaatatcaagaaTAGGAGAAAttcccaatatatattttttgcttcatgAATGCGTATAGTCAAATAttccatgaatatatttttgtccgCTATGGACTTTGTACTCAAATTTCTGAAATGAGTTGAGACACCcaagaatattaactatagtttatcaatatctaattattgtattgtgaagattatttttgaatactttgaGTGCAATTTGCGGTTCATacattttgtaatgaaaatcatttgttcatagaaatgaaCGATTGTTAGgttaaaaaatcctaatttaatccaaactcaatttgAGACAAAAATATTCTTGCTTCTAGATGATCAGTGCGTGAAGTACTACTTGAATTTTGAagacttcaatttaaaaatcattttttcctaCTTTTACCTTATATTGTACTCAAGCAAACTGGGTCTAATTTTTAgggttaatgaaaaaattatgtttctaaagTTTCAGCATTCAAAGGGCGATTTTTGCCCTCTATAGCtataagaaaaattactttttttaacgacattttcagtttcatttaaaaaaaaaaaaaaaattgtatcccAAGGAaatatagaagtaaaaaaaaaccctttgcAGActgaaacttataaatatatttttttcgttaaaataccacagaagatcgaattaacaggtccccctaaaaattggacaccctGGTACACAcgcttaaatattaatttagaagaaattgatctttttatgaccttaaaaatgtactttatattCTTAGAAAGCaatataactattgctttaagcataaaaaggctttaatgatcacgacattagcgagtttcttcttattacattgaaaaaatatttaaaaaatacgcattcattggtgaaaagtaattttggggtAGGGGgcgtaaaaaatcattttgaatccgaaaagttgggctaaaattgaatttgactTTAAATCCCCCCTACTAGCATAAACTTTTATACTGTATTTTGCAAATCAttatttgtgtgtttttttttttttttttttttttccttctctcccctttttagtgttttgaacgttgattggttgaattcgaattagctccTTTTTATTAACCGTTGTACAATTCcaattagtttttgaataatttataattctatattttgtgCAACTTTAAATGACTAAATTTTGTCcctttattactatttttttacaaggttGCGCgatgcaataaaggtaacaacgtctAAAAAGATGTCTGTTATAGAAACACTGAATTTCGTTCATATGCATATcagcattttttatatacatacatgtattttttttaaatgacgggGGGAAGGGGTTGCCAAATAGTTGGCCATTTTGTATAGACGGATAGCCTATTCAAAAGTGCTGGAACCAACTTATATGTTAATagagcaaagtgtgtctgtttgaTCGTCTGAAAACgactcttttttaacaaaaaccgTGTATAGCTATTGCtcatcacgtcatattaaaaaagaaaagggaagtacattataaaataaaaaataattaatgtcacTTTAGATCAGGCTTAGCAACAAACATGTGcttgtgtagctaaagctcagccagGGAGTGCTCTAGAGAGTAAAGCCCTCCCTGGTTCCTCAcgccatatttaaaaaaaaggtggaGTACATATATGTAGCGTTGTAAatgctaaaaattatttacaacgcgagtagtaacctcaacagggcgtccagaacatTCAGGGttacttgtgcccatatggccactcTGAAATTtagaaaccacttataaactattttaattgaaggtgcagagtccccataatgtttatcaagcttcgtTTAAGTCTCTTGAGGTGTTtcgcctttcataaagtaatatttaaccaatacaccaaattatttttcgtccattttttgaaaatcactccacttcattgattcaaacgaatgccaaacagaaagagaTATATCGAGCTAGCTCAAAGTAgttgtgtgttcttccaaaagatgctacttattaaaaataacctCGATAAGTGCCAGTAGagccatctcttggactttgcactgacttttcaaacgaccccgTAAACCTATATAAGGACAAAAATGCAAATTGTCAGACATGTAGTTTTTGAGATTTAAACAATGCAAACCCATTTGATATTACTTACTTGAAATTAATTTAGGgtacacattaataaaatacttatcaTCTAGCACGGCATAAAATTTTACACTGTATTGTCAGCTGCGTATGTGTCTGGTTCTTTTCCCCTATTCattattctgaacgttgatggTTGAATTCGAATATGTTTTTGTTCAGCTGTGAACATTTCCCAATAAGAATTCCATAGTATGGAAGATTTGATTAAATGCCCCTAACTGATTTTGAGCATTttatcagtttcttttttatgtagGGTTGGGAAATGAAATAAAGGTAGCAACCCATCAGTTCATTtcggattattttttctttcttttttaggaGGAAAGGTTTAAA from Lepeophtheirus salmonis chromosome 1, UVic_Lsal_1.4, whole genome shotgun sequence includes these protein-coding regions:
- the LOC121129791 gene encoding serine/threonine-protein kinase Kist isoform X2, with protein sequence MYMHILGVGCCVVFSGEGIRDGSRVALKFYKKGTNYDGAFQREMTILEKYLCGTPNIVLCSGIFSYKGFRIQVLELLESNVRQIIYRNERSGLSPWATQKFAKDILTGLKALHSNKFVHGDLKPANVMWSADDGAFKILDFGLTFHIDEVNLHQIQSSGYRAPESFEWNSYKERLKKKRRCRLQGTYSNLSSIPPSYNVGFDHLDDTFKVNRDPLPSESSGIFTQSTCSNSSLNDVLEEKLPPDTHSGGDQEWRKRDVKVLRRRSAAIYRAPSIPQQPGIPSDIWSFGCLLAEVFTGHKLFKTNDKMVSVLKPHQLVEMKLGPTEISYDESGKNDVFQQVKDLIIRCLESDPSMRITSTDALAHEFITRQDLIPSVKDMVTMPSRVLQFINILDEDLSQEETEAVLNEIREEAEKYGQVTAMRSMGRHAYLEFNEASSAHDACPNLSGKKELLHSSPNHIFMVVFYPLDLWRSKTFL
- the LOC121129791 gene encoding serine/threonine-protein kinase Kist isoform X5, with amino-acid sequence MTILEKYLCGTPNIVLCSGIFSYKGFRIQVLELLESNVRQIIYRNERSGLSPWATQKFAKDILTGLKALHSNKFVHGDLKPANVMWSADDGAFKILDFGLTFHIDEVNLHQIQSSGYRAPESFEWNSYKERLKKKRRCRLQGTYSNLSSIPPSYNVGFDHLDDTFKVNRDPLPSESSGIFTQSTCSNSSLNDVLEEKLPPDTHSGGDQEWRKRDVKVLRRRSAAIYRAPSIPQQPGIPSDIWSFGCLLAEVFTGHKLFKTNDKMVSVLKPHQLVEMKLGPTEISYDESGKNDVFQQVKDLIIRCLESDPSMRITSTDALAHEFITRQDLIPSVKDMVTMPSRVLQFINILDEDLSQEETEAVLNEIREEAEKYGQVTAMRSMGRHAYLEFNEETWIVF
- the LOC121129791 gene encoding serine/threonine-protein kinase Kist isoform X1, with the translated sequence MSEDDSDRPCVEVGEIVASENGDYAFRVHCLIGEGRCCVVFSGEGIRDGSRVALKFYKKGTNYDGAFQREMTILEKYLCGTPNIVLCSGIFSYKGFRIQVLELLESNVRQIIYRNERSGLSPWATQKFAKDILTGLKALHSNKFVHGDLKPANVMWSADDGAFKILDFGLTFHIDEVNLHQIQSSGYRAPESFEWNSYKERLKKKRRCRLQGTYSNLSSIPPSYNVGFDHLDDTFKVNRDPLPSESSGIFTQSTCSNSSLNDVLEEKLPPDTHSGGDQEWRKRDVKVLRRRSAAIYRAPSIPQQPGIPSDIWSFGCLLAEVFTGHKLFKTNDKMVSVLKPHQLVEMKLGPTEISYDESGKNDVFQQVKDLIIRCLESDPSMRITSTDALAHEFITRQDLIPSVKDMVTMPSRVLQFINILDEDLSQEETEAVLNEIREEAEKYGQVTAMRSMGRHAYLEFNEASSAHDACPNLSGKKELLHSSPNHIFMVVFYPLDLWRSKTFL
- the LOC121129791 gene encoding serine/threonine-protein kinase Kist isoform X3; translated protein: MSEDDSDRPCVEVGEIVASENGDYAFRVHCLIGEGRCCVVFSGEGIRDGSRVALKFYKKGTNYDGAFQREMTILEKYLCGTPNIVLCSGIFSYKGFRIQVLELLESNVRQIIYRNERSGLSPWATQKFAKDILTGLKALHSNKFVHGDLKPANVMWSADDGAFKILDFGLTFHIDEVNLHQIQSSGYRAPESFEWNSYKERLKKKRRCRLQGTYSNLSSIPPSYNVGFDHLDDTFKVNRDPLPSESSGIFTQSTCSNSSLNDVLEEKLPPDTHSGGDQEWRKRDVKVLRRRSAAIYRAPSIPQQPGIPSDIWSFGCLLAEVFTGHKLFKTNDKMVSVLKPHQLVEMKLGPTEISYDESGKNDVFQQVKDLIIRCLESDPSMRITSTDALAHEFITRQDLIPSVKDMVTMPSRVLQFINILDEDLSQEETEAVLNEIREEAEKYGQVTAMRSMGRHAYLEFNEETWIVF
- the LOC121129791 gene encoding serine/threonine-protein kinase Kist isoform X4 is translated as MTILEKYLCGTPNIVLCSGIFSYKGFRIQVLELLESNVRQIIYRNERSGLSPWATQKFAKDILTGLKALHSNKFVHGDLKPANVMWSADDGAFKILDFGLTFHIDEVNLHQIQSSGYRAPESFEWNSYKERLKKKRRCRLQGTYSNLSSIPPSYNVGFDHLDDTFKVNRDPLPSESSGIFTQSTCSNSSLNDVLEEKLPPDTHSGGDQEWRKRDVKVLRRRSAAIYRAPSIPQQPGIPSDIWSFGCLLAEVFTGHKLFKTNDKMVSVLKPHQLVEMKLGPTEISYDESGKNDVFQQVKDLIIRCLESDPSMRITSTDALAHEFITRQDLIPSVKDMVTMPSRVLQFINILDEDLSQEETEAVLNEIREEAEKYGQVTAMRSMGRHAYLEFNEASSAHDACPNLSGKKELLHSSPNHIFMVVFYPLDLWRSKTFL